A window of the Oscillospiraceae bacterium genome harbors these coding sequences:
- the moeB gene encoding molybdopterin-synthase adenylyltransferase MoeB, giving the protein MKFTNEQLERYSRNMILKEVGVKGQEKLMQSKVLIIGTGGLGAPAAMYLAAAGVGTIGLVDYDVVDLSNLQRQIIHTTEAIGKPKVESGKATLHALNPDVKVVTHREWVSASNILDIIRDYDFIIDGTDNFPAKFLINDACVLGKKPFSHAGIIRFTGQTMTYVPGEGPCYRCVFRNPPPPDAVPTCKQAGVLGVMGGIIGTIQATEALKYLLGVGELLTGYLLTFDALKMQFRKVKLAHEKDCPVCGEHPTITKPIDYEQKACDLKKPQGKADKT; this is encoded by the coding sequence GCAGCTCGAGCGCTATTCGCGCAATATGATTTTAAAAGAAGTTGGTGTCAAAGGCCAGGAAAAGCTGATGCAGTCGAAAGTCCTGATTATAGGCACCGGCGGGCTGGGTGCACCGGCCGCTATGTATTTGGCGGCGGCCGGCGTGGGAACCATCGGCCTGGTCGATTATGACGTGGTTGACCTTTCCAACCTGCAGCGTCAGATTATCCACACGACTGAGGCAATCGGTAAGCCGAAAGTGGAGTCGGGCAAAGCAACTCTGCATGCGCTGAATCCGGACGTAAAGGTAGTGACGCACCGCGAGTGGGTCAGCGCCTCCAATATTCTGGACATTATCCGCGACTATGATTTTATCATCGACGGTACAGATAATTTTCCCGCCAAGTTTTTGATCAATGATGCCTGTGTGCTGGGTAAAAAGCCATTTTCCCACGCGGGCATTATCCGCTTCACCGGTCAGACTATGACCTATGTCCCCGGGGAAGGCCCTTGCTACCGCTGTGTCTTCCGCAATCCGCCTCCGCCGGATGCAGTGCCTACCTGCAAGCAGGCGGGCGTGCTGGGCGTTATGGGTGGCATTATCGGGACGATACAGGCGACAGAAGCCCTGAAATACCTTTTGGGTGTCGGCGAGCTTCTTACCGGCTATCTGCTCACCTTTGATGCATTGAAAATGCAGTTCCGTAAAGTCAAACTGGCCCATGAAAAGGATTGCCCGGTGTGTGGCGAGCACCCCACCATTACCAAACCAATCGATTATGAGCAGAAAGCCTGCGACCTAAAAAAACCGCAGGGAAAAGCAGATAAAACATAA